The genomic interval ACGAGCGAACGCTCGCGGGACGACGAGACCTGTCCCGAAGAGGGGCGCGGCTTCGGTGGAACGGAGACCATAGCTGACCTGGTGGGTGGCGCGCGGGGTTAGGACAGAGCCGCGACTTTGACTGAAAGAATGTCCTTGCTGGATTTGATCGTCTCAAGCACCGTGTTCGGAAAAACCGCATCGGATCCAATGATGAGCAGCGCGGTACCGCCCCGCTTCTCCAGTGCACATTGCATGCGGACAATATTGATCTGGTTGTCGCCAAGGACCTTGCCCACCATCCCGATCACTCCTGGGCGGTCGACGTTGAGGATCAACAGCATATGTCCTTCCGGCACGACCTCGACATTGAACTGATCGATCTCGACCACGCGCGGATCTTTCTTGTGATAGAGCGTGCCGGCAACCTGATACGATTTCTTCCCGGCTTCCACTCGCACACGAATCAGGCTGGTGAAGTCTCCCGCATCGGAGCTCTTCACTTCCTTCACTTCGATCCCGCGCTCCTTCGCCACGATCGGCGCATTCACATAGTTCACGGGCGCTTCCATCATCGGACTCAGCAACCCCTTCAACACGGCGATCGTAAGTGGGGCGACAGACAGACTTGCCACCTCCCCGCTGTATTCGACGGTCACACGTTCAAGGCCGCCTTCGCATAACTGGGTCTGCAACTTCCCTAGCTGTTCGGCTAATGACAGGTAGGGCTGAAGCCGCGGGAGCAACTCGGGAGAGACAGACGGGATATTGACCGCCCCACGGGCAATGCCTTTGGTGAAATAATCGACGACTTGTTCCGCGATGCCGACGGCCACATTCTCTTGCGCCTCGGCCGTCTGGGCTCCGATATGCGGCGTACAAATAAAGTTATCCAGCGTCAACAACGGATTGTCCGCCTTCACCGGCTCTTCTTCAAATACGTCGAACGCAGCGGCCGCCACGCGCTTAACCTTCAACGCATCAAACAGATCACCCTCAT from Nitrospirota bacterium carries:
- the serA gene encoding phosphoglycerate dehydrogenase, coding for MKILISDSLSQQGVELLEKAGFTVVVKSKMAKEELFKEIKDADGLIVRSGTKVTAELIAAAEKLKIVGRAGSGLDNVDTPAATRRGIVVMNTPGGNTVTTAEHTMSMIWAMSRRIPQATASVKAGKWEKDKFMGVELYNKVLGIVGVGQIGSHLTKLAQGIGMSVIAYDPYLAEERAQKMGVTMMPLDELFKRADIISVHTPLTPETKGLINAQSISTMKPGVMIVNCARGGIIHEGDLFDALKVKRVAAAAFDVFEEEPVKADNPLLTLDNFICTPHIGAQTAEAQENVAVGIAEQVVDYFTKGIARGAVNIPSVSPELLPRLQPYLSLAEQLGKLQTQLCEGGLERVTVEYSGEVASLSVAPLTIAVLKGLLSPMMEAPVNYVNAPIVAKERGIEVKEVKSSDAGDFTSLIRVRVEAGKKSYQVAGTLYHKKDPRVVEIDQFNVEVVPEGHMLLILNVDRPGVIGMVGKVLGDNQINIVRMQCALEKRGGTALLIIGSDAVFPNTVLETIKSSKDILSVKVAALS